A stretch of the Clostridia bacterium genome encodes the following:
- a CDS encoding single-stranded DNA-binding protein, whose protein sequence is MNYEEMNNNRVTLTGKVAEEARFSHEVFGEGFYELKLEVPRLSSQTDLLPITVSERLLSRYDASIGSVLTVVGQFRSYNKLDEERSRLMLTVFVRDIVEFDEETNPNSIELEGYICKPPLYRTTPFKREICDLLLAVNRAYNKSDYIPCIAWGRNARFVNGLGVGERISVLGRIQSREYQKLQEDGSYRTKTAYEVSISRVIALSSETEVRQAN, encoded by the coding sequence ATGAATTACGAAGAAATGAACAACAATCGAGTTACTTTGACGGGAAAGGTCGCAGAGGAAGCGAGATTCAGCCACGAGGTTTTCGGCGAAGGGTTTTACGAACTCAAACTCGAAGTCCCGCGCCTGTCGTCTCAAACGGATCTTTTGCCGATCACCGTTTCCGAACGCTTGCTATCCCGTTACGACGCGTCGATCGGGTCGGTCCTGACCGTCGTCGGGCAGTTCAGAAGCTATAACAAACTCGACGAAGAACGCAGTCGATTGATGCTGACGGTTTTCGTCCGCGATATCGTCGAATTCGACGAGGAGACGAATCCGAATTCGATCGAACTCGAAGGATATATCTGTAAGCCGCCTTTGTATCGGACGACGCCCTTCAAACGAGAGATCTGCGATCTGCTTCTCGCCGTGAATCGCGCCTATAATAAATCCGATTACATCCCTTGCATCGCTTGGGGAAGAAACGCCAGGTTCGTAAACGGGCTCGGCGTCGGAGAGAGGATCTCCGTCCTCGGAAGGATCCAAAGCAGGGAATATCAAAAGTTGCAGGAGGACGGGTCGTATCGGACGAAAACCGCCTACGAAGTCTCGATCAGTCGGGTGATCGCGCTTTCCTCGGAGACCGAAGTCCGACAGGCAAATTAA